A genome region from Macaca nemestrina isolate mMacNem1 chromosome 20, mMacNem.hap1, whole genome shotgun sequence includes the following:
- the LOC105496983 gene encoding leukocyte immunoglobulin-like receptor subfamily A member 6 encodes MLGLPSTGRFSDKGALAIRGHLSWSTQSRHHGVHPPCSSVPQSVVERRGTGGALGWGNSPPWLSLGQNTRAPAGILPKPSLWAEPGSVISWGSSVTLWCQGTLDTQGYHLTKEGSTMTWHQQSPPEPRNKTNFFIPSMREHYAGTYRCHYLSSAGWSELSDPLELVVTGAYREPTLSALPSPVVTSGENVTIQCSSRLGFQRFILIEEGENKLSWMLDSQELSNGLFLALFPVGPVAPSHRWLFRCHGYYRNITRVWSEPSDTMEILVSGVSRKPSLLTLQGPVVAPGENLTLQCRSDVGYDRFALYKEQGHDLLQGSGQQPQVGLSQANFTLGPVRVSHGGQYRCYGAHNLSSKWSAPSDPLDILIAGQIPDRPFLSVQPGPTVASGKNVTLLCQSRSPMDTFLLTKEGAAHHLLRLRSEHRAQQHQAEFPMGPVTSAHAGTYRCYSSHRFFPYLLSHPSDPLELVVSGEGPDLVLSELKGSAQALPPAELRMLRKEGTSHPQDYTVENLIRMAVAGLVLVVLGILLF; translated from the exons ATGTTAGGTCTACCCTCCACGGGCAGGTTTTCAGACAAAGGAGCCCTGGCCATCAGGGGACACCTCAG CTGGAGCACGCAGAGCAGGCATCATGGTGTCCATCCTCCCTGTTCTTCTGTGCCTCAGTCAGTGGTGGAGAGACGAGGGACAGGAGGGGCACTGGGCTGGG GAAACTCTCCTCCATGGCTGAGTCTGGGCCAGAATACCCGAGCACCTGCGG GGATCCTCCCCAAACCCAGCCTCTGGGCTGAGCCAGGCTCTGTGATCAGCTGGGGGAGCTCCGTGACCCTCTGGTGCCAGGGGACCCTGGATACCCAGGGTTACCATCTCACCAAGGAAGGAAGCACCATGACCTGGCACCAACAGAGCCCACCAGAGCCCAGGAACAAGACCAACTTCTTCATCCCATCCATGAGAGAGCACTATGCAGGGACATACCGCTGTCACTATCTCAGCTCTGCAGGCTGGTCAGAGCTCAGTGACCCGCTGGAACTGGTGGTGACAG GAGCCTACAGAGAACCCACCCTCTCAGCCTTGCCAAGCCCTGTGGTGACCTCAGGAGAGAACGTGACCATCCAGTGTAGCTCAAGGCTGGGATTTCAGAGGTTCATTTTGAttgaggaaggagaaaacaagCTCTCCTGGATGCTGGACTCACAGGAACTCTCCAACGGGCTGTTCCTGGCCCTGTTCCCTGTGGGCCCTGTGGCCCCCAGTCACCGGTGGTTGTTCAGATGCCATGGATATTACAGGAACATCACCCGGGTGTGGTCGGAACCCAGTGATACCATGGAGATCCTGGTCTCAG GCGTGTCTAGGAAGCCCTCCCTCCTGACCCTGCAGGGCCCTGTCGTGGCCCCTGGAGAGAATCTGACCCTGCAGTGTCGCTCTGATGTCGGCTACGACAGATTTGCTCTGTACAAGGAGCAGGGACATGACCTCCTCCAGGGCTCTGGCCAGCAGCCCCAGGTTGGGCTCTCCCAGGCCAACTTTACCCTGGGCCCTGTGAGGGTGTCCCACGGGGGCCAGTACAGATGCTACGGTGCACACAACCTCTCCTCCAAGTGGTCGGCCCCCAGTGACCCCCTGGACATCCTGATCGCAG GACAGATCCCTGACAGACCCTTCCTCTCAGTGCAGCCGGGCCCCACAGTAGCCTCAGGAAAGAACGTGACCCTGCTGTGTCAGTCACGGAGCCCGATGGACACTTTCCTTCTGACCAAGGAGGGGGCAGCCCATCACCTGCTGCGTCTGAGATCAGAGCACCGAGCTCAGCAGCACCAGGCTGAATTCCCCATGGGTCCTGTGACCTCAGCCCACGCGGGGACCTACAGGTGCTACAGCTCACACAGATTCTTCCCCTACCTGCTGTCTCACCCCAGTGACCCCCTGGAGCTCGTGGTCTCAGGTGAGGGCCCTGACCTTGTCCTCTCTGAGCTCAAAGGCTCAGCTCAGGCCCTGCCTCCAGCAGAGCTCAGGATGCTAAGGAAAGAGGGGA CCTCACACCCCCAGGATTACACCGTGGAGAATCTCATCCGCATGGCCGTGGCTGGCTTGGTCCTGGTGGTCCTTGGGATTCTGCTGTTTTAG